A single region of the Desulfobaculum xiamenense genome encodes:
- the pstC gene encoding phosphate ABC transporter permease subunit PstC, translating into MIRMGFATCAFTSIIVLALIMIFLFMEGVPIFDVYPVQKFLFGREWYPTADPPDFGIFPLLVGSVCVTVASSAIAIPLGVMTAMYLAEIAGRRVRAVIKPIVELLAALPSVVIGFFGMVVFAPFLQDAFDVATGLNLFNAAVMLAFMSVPTICSISEDAIFGVPKDLKEASLALGATHWETMWRVILPASLSGISTAVILGMSRAIGETMVVLMVAGGAGLIPDSIFDPVRPMPSSIAAEMAEAPFRGDHYYALFATGIVLFVFTLAFNVLADQIAERHKQVGAATL; encoded by the coding sequence ATGATCAGGATGGGATTCGCCACGTGCGCGTTCACCTCCATCATCGTGCTGGCCCTGATCATGATCTTCCTGTTCATGGAAGGGGTGCCCATCTTCGACGTGTACCCCGTGCAAAAGTTCCTGTTCGGGCGCGAGTGGTATCCCACGGCCGATCCGCCGGACTTCGGCATCTTCCCGCTTCTGGTCGGCTCCGTGTGCGTGACGGTGGCCTCCTCGGCCATCGCCATCCCGCTTGGCGTCATGACGGCCATGTATCTGGCGGAGATAGCGGGGCGGCGGGTGCGGGCGGTCATCAAACCCATCGTGGAACTTCTGGCCGCGCTGCCGTCGGTGGTCATCGGCTTCTTCGGCATGGTCGTCTTCGCGCCGTTTCTGCAGGATGCCTTCGACGTGGCGACGGGCCTGAACCTGTTCAACGCCGCCGTGATGCTGGCCTTCATGAGCGTGCCCACCATCTGCTCCATTTCCGAGGACGCCATCTTCGGCGTGCCCAAGGACCTCAAGGAGGCCTCTCTGGCCCTCGGGGCGACGCACTGGGAAACCATGTGGCGCGTGATCCTTCCGGCGAGCCTGTCGGGCATCTCCACGGCGGTGATTCTCGGCATGTCGCGGGCCATCGGCGAGACCATGGTCGTGCTCATGGTGGCGGGCGGAGCGGGGCTGATCCCGGATTCCATCTTCGATCCGGTGCGGCCCATGCCCTCGTCCATCGCGGCGGAGATGGCGGAGGCTCCCTTCCGGGGAGACCACTATTACGCCCTGTTCGCCACGGGCATCGTTTTGTTCGTGTTCACACTCGCGTTCAACGTGCTGGCCGACCAGATTGCCGAACGGCACAAGCAGGTCGGCGCGGCGACGCTCTAG
- a CDS encoding YccF domain-containing protein: MIRFLLNVLWLVLGGLWMAIGWWLSGVIMILTIIGIPWARSCFVIGTFSLWPFGRVVMDRQDVTGREDIGTGALGLVGNVIWFVLCGIWLAIGHLLAAFANFVTIIGIPFGWQHLKLAVISLAPIGRTVVVRD; this comes from the coding sequence ATGATACGTTTTCTGCTCAATGTTCTGTGGTTGGTGCTTGGCGGGCTGTGGATGGCCATCGGCTGGTGGCTCTCCGGCGTCATCATGATCCTGACCATCATCGGCATCCCGTGGGCGCGGTCCTGCTTCGTCATCGGGACCTTTTCGCTGTGGCCCTTCGGGCGCGTGGTCATGGATCGGCAGGACGTCACCGGGCGCGAGGACATCGGAACCGGAGCCCTCGGACTGGTGGGCAATGTCATTTGGTTCGTCCTGTGCGGCATCTGGCTGGCCATCGGCCATCTTCTGGCGGCCTTCGCCAATTTCGTGACCATCATCGGCATTCCCTTCGGCTGGCAGCATCTCAAGCTGGCCGTCATCTCGCTGGCTCCCATTGGCCGGACCGTCGTCGTGCGCGATTGA
- a CDS encoding amino acid ABC transporter permease yields the protein MIRYWMEKPWVQYLSLFTLVAGMVYYWGFVFEFGYKFDWSVLFVTNETYGEHMGLLLFKGLQVTIEITLISSAIALSLGTAFGLMRVSTFKPAYLFSTACVEFFRNTPLLVQLFFWYFALPLALPEDIREWLFAHNFEFWSATLGLSIYTASFMAEVIRAGLQSIPRGLLEAAYSSGLTYVQVLWKIILPVAFRAIIPPLGSEFLNNMKNSSLAMVVGVSELVWTMQNVESLTFKGFEASTASSVIYLSLSLVISAVLNAVNLRLRISPDGRVSMPERILGLFLDPLALGIRVLTRPVRRHMRKRQRERRLGGASYSAGRAALNRTVALCWRGVVFALKALFVGAMGYLVYRIGVGLYDYNWEVIGNSLPLLLIWRFPHGNPNELFWGLGGLSYSVLMAVIAISVSFFIGIVVGLGRTSKNVLFRIPSLIYIEVIRGNPLIMVIFWIYFFIPILTGAYLDVFWSATLALTIFTGAYLAEIVRSGIENLPAGQFEAALSTGLGYWQTMRKIILPQALKQMIPAIVGQFIAIFKDTSLAYVIGVLELTFVAQGLDNRLMVYSFEIYTTVAFLYFVCCYTMSVYANRLERRLSPDAARLQM from the coding sequence ATGATCAGATACTGGATGGAAAAGCCCTGGGTGCAGTACCTCTCCCTGTTCACGCTCGTTGCGGGGATGGTCTACTACTGGGGATTCGTCTTCGAATTCGGCTACAAGTTCGACTGGAGCGTGCTCTTCGTCACCAACGAGACCTATGGCGAACACATGGGCCTGTTGCTGTTCAAGGGCTTGCAGGTCACCATCGAGATCACGCTCATCAGTTCCGCCATCGCGCTTTCGCTTGGTACGGCCTTCGGCCTCATGCGGGTGTCCACCTTCAAGCCCGCCTACCTGTTTTCCACTGCCTGTGTGGAGTTCTTCCGCAACACGCCGCTTCTGGTCCAGCTCTTCTTCTGGTACTTCGCGCTGCCCCTGGCCCTGCCGGAGGACATCCGCGAGTGGCTGTTCGCGCATAATTTCGAGTTCTGGAGCGCCACCCTTGGCCTCTCCATATACACCGCGTCCTTCATGGCCGAGGTCATCCGCGCCGGGTTGCAGTCCATCCCGCGCGGGCTTCTCGAAGCCGCCTATTCCAGCGGCCTCACCTACGTGCAGGTGCTGTGGAAGATCATCCTGCCCGTGGCCTTCCGCGCCATTATTCCGCCCCTTGGCAGCGAGTTCCTCAACAATATGAAGAACTCCTCGCTGGCCATGGTCGTTGGCGTGTCTGAGCTGGTGTGGACCATGCAGAACGTGGAGTCCCTGACCTTCAAGGGCTTCGAGGCGTCCACCGCCTCCAGCGTGATCTACCTGTCCCTGTCGCTGGTCATCTCCGCGGTGCTCAATGCCGTGAACCTGCGCCTGCGCATCAGCCCGGACGGACGCGTCAGCATGCCGGAGCGCATCCTCGGCCTGTTCCTCGATCCCCTCGCGCTCGGCATCCGCGTGCTCACCCGGCCGGTGCGTCGGCACATGCGCAAGCGCCAGCGCGAACGCCGCCTCGGCGGTGCGAGCTACTCGGCCGGGCGCGCCGCGCTCAATCGGACCGTGGCCCTGTGCTGGCGCGGCGTCGTGTTCGCGCTCAAGGCGCTGTTCGTCGGCGCCATGGGCTACCTCGTGTACCGCATTGGCGTGGGCCTGTATGACTACAACTGGGAAGTCATCGGCAACAGCCTGCCGCTGCTCCTGATCTGGCGTTTCCCCCACGGCAATCCCAACGAACTGTTCTGGGGGCTTGGCGGCCTGTCGTATTCCGTGCTCATGGCGGTCATCGCGATCTCGGTGAGCTTCTTCATCGGCATCGTGGTGGGACTTGGGCGCACGTCGAAGAACGTGCTGTTTCGCATTCCGAGCCTGATCTACATCGAGGTCATCCGCGGCAACCCGCTCATCATGGTCATCTTCTGGATCTACTTCTTCATTCCGATCCTTACCGGCGCGTATCTGGATGTGTTCTGGAGCGCCACGCTGGCCCTGACCATCTTCACCGGCGCGTACCTCGCCGAGATCGTGCGCTCCGGCATCGAGAACCTGCCCGCCGGGCAGTTCGAGGCCGCGCTGTCCACGGGCCTCGGCTACTGGCAGACCATGCGCAAGATCATTCTGCCGCAGGCTCTCAAGCAGATGATTCCGGCCATCGTGGGCCAGTTCATCGCCATCTTTAAGGATACCTCGCTGGCCTACGTCATTGGCGTTCTCGAACTGACCTTCGTGGCCCAGGGGCTGGATAACCGGCTCATGGTCTACTCCTTCGAGATTTACACCACCGTGGCCTTCCTGTACTTCGTGTGCTGCTACACGATGAGCGTGTATGCCAACCGGCTGGAACGCAGGCTGTCGCCAGACGCGGCGCGCCTGCAGATGTAA
- a CDS encoding asparaginase domain-containing protein, which translates to MIRILVTGGTLDKEYNQLDGELVFTKTHIADILRQAKCTAEVAIETVMLKDSLHMVDADRQLILDRVRACPEDKVVITHGTDTMADTAAVIGRAVTDKTVVLLGAMVPYSFVNSDAMFNLGCAFSAVQLLPRGSYITMNGKIFSWDNVRKNRQKGEFETLG; encoded by the coding sequence ATGATCCGCATTCTCGTCACCGGCGGAACGCTGGACAAGGAATACAACCAGCTCGACGGTGAGCTTGTCTTCACCAAGACCCACATCGCCGACATTCTTCGGCAGGCCAAGTGCACTGCCGAGGTCGCCATCGAAACCGTGATGCTCAAGGATAGCCTGCACATGGTCGATGCCGATCGCCAGCTTATTCTCGATCGGGTGCGCGCCTGTCCCGAGGACAAGGTCGTCATTACCCACGGCACGGATACCATGGCCGACACGGCCGCCGTCATCGGCCGGGCCGTCACGGACAAGACCGTGGTGCTCCTCGGAGCCATGGTGCCGTACTCCTTCGTCAACTCCGACGCCATGTTCAACCTCGGCTGTGCCTTCTCCGCCGTGCAGCTCTTGCCGCGCGGCAGCTACATCACCATGAACGGCAAGATCTTCAGCTGGGACAACGTGCGCAAGAACCGTCAGAAGGGCGAGTTCGAAACCCTCGGCTAG
- a CDS encoding ABC transporter substrate-binding protein, translating to MKLWKFVAVACVAALFTAQAAFAGSVWDNIQKNKVLRAGIMTNSIPGAFYDENNNWVGFDVDVAEEVAKRMGCQLERVAVTDKTRIAFLQQGRIDISVANMTHKRERDKSIDFSITYFFDGQKVLAKKGTMTTWNDFVGKKIATTQGTTSELNIKALLKKLGDPNYEKNVISFQDYASAFNALKMGRVQGFTTDSTILLGYAAKEPGKYELVGEFFSDEPYGIGLPEDESKLRDAVNFALQDMWSDGTYMNIYNKWYGPDTPYAFPMTEKIEMWP from the coding sequence ATGAAACTGTGGAAGTTCGTAGCCGTGGCCTGCGTGGCCGCCCTGTTTACCGCTCAGGCAGCCTTTGCCGGATCCGTTTGGGATAACATCCAGAAGAACAAGGTCCTTCGCGCTGGCATCATGACCAACTCCATCCCCGGTGCGTTCTACGACGAGAACAACAACTGGGTCGGCTTCGACGTGGACGTCGCCGAGGAAGTCGCCAAGCGCATGGGCTGCCAGCTCGAGCGCGTCGCTGTGACGGACAAGACCCGCATCGCGTTCCTCCAGCAGGGCCGCATCGACATTTCCGTCGCCAACATGACCCACAAGCGTGAGCGCGATAAGTCCATCGACTTCTCCATCACCTACTTCTTCGACGGCCAGAAGGTCCTCGCCAAGAAGGGCACCATGACCACCTGGAACGACTTCGTTGGCAAGAAGATCGCCACCACCCAGGGTACCACGTCCGAGCTGAACATCAAGGCTCTTCTGAAGAAGCTTGGCGATCCCAACTACGAGAAGAACGTCATCTCCTTCCAGGACTACGCCTCCGCGTTCAACGCCCTGAAGATGGGCCGTGTGCAGGGCTTCACCACCGACTCCACCATCCTTCTCGGCTACGCCGCCAAGGAGCCGGGCAAGTACGAGCTGGTGGGCGAGTTCTTCTCCGACGAGCCTTACGGCATCGGCCTGCCCGAGGACGAGTCCAAGCTGCGTGACGCCGTCAACTTCGCCCTGCAGGACATGTGGAGCGATGGCACCTACATGAACATCTACAACAAGTGGTACGGCCCCGACACCCCGTACGCCTTCCCGATGACCGAGAAGATCGAGATGTGGCCGTAG
- a CDS encoding N-acetylmuramoyl-L-alanine amidase — protein sequence MLHVMFATLSSRLGARALGRCVALVLAAALVLSLTGVAHAAGQREAFTDALARFKTVSDSQRLSQRKDMWLDAHARFLRVLNMDPNSPYAPKSLYYMARCHEELALKSWLKSDARRAVDAFQRAANRFPAGHSWVDDCLYRKAALAYGRLGDRAGAEADLKLILRNHAGGDQVAAARKLLAEIRGEGATSKAAPARDEKPAAPAAKVAPAAQKARPVPAKVRADYTAAVERHRALKADSKAGRDAFLRLARTFSELSAVRDAGTYAGRSAYFEGHTYVELGRRSQRKDDFQAAADAYQRAFDLFDPADSWRDDALYRKGHVEFAYLHDEDQAYADLLRVVREFADGDQRAAARRILDEMDSAGATSAPSAPAAAPVAVTPSGTSGGSGGVARLTDVRHSSGDDFTRVVLDIDHEVRFEDHTLPPDPQHAKSHRMFIDLHGTRLAPDLAARVDVKDGILSGVRAGQNDAQTARVVLDFQELNKYHLFTLENPFRIVIDVFGENGAAPSAPTAVAVAQPAPRRTPEPPHKPTAKDKQVAKDVLSQLGMTIQTIMIDAGHGGKDPGALDYETVKSGGKNKRRIRTKEKDVTLRLSRILGAKFEARGYRVLYTRTGDKKVQLEDRAMAANLKKADLFVSLHCNANHDASVRGFETYYLGKARNDIVLRLAAKENNVDPVRISDTQKIVMDLVHSFKIKESQVLAKHVQKNCVSTLRRKYKGVRDHGSRSAPFFVLIGARMPAILVETGYISNPTEAQWLRSDAYLDRVADGIVGGVEAYRKELAQVGP from the coding sequence ATGCTTCATGTAATGTTCGCCACGCTTTCCTCGCGCCTTGGTGCGCGCGCCCTTGGCCGCTGTGTCGCCCTTGTTCTGGCGGCGGCGCTGGTGCTGTCCCTTACGGGGGTGGCCCACGCGGCCGGTCAGCGCGAGGCCTTCACCGATGCGCTGGCGCGCTTCAAGACCGTGTCCGATTCGCAGCGCCTGTCACAGCGCAAGGACATGTGGCTCGATGCGCATGCCCGGTTTCTGCGCGTGCTGAACATGGACCCGAACAGCCCCTATGCGCCAAAATCCCTGTATTACATGGCCCGCTGCCACGAGGAGCTGGCCCTCAAGTCGTGGCTGAAGTCCGACGCCCGCCGCGCCGTGGATGCCTTCCAGCGCGCGGCGAATCGCTTTCCGGCCGGGCATAGCTGGGTGGACGACTGCCTGTACCGCAAGGCGGCTCTCGCCTACGGCCGTCTTGGCGACCGCGCCGGGGCCGAGGCCGATCTGAAGCTCATTTTGCGCAATCATGCCGGGGGCGATCAGGTCGCTGCGGCGCGCAAGTTGCTGGCGGAGATTCGGGGCGAGGGTGCGACGTCCAAGGCCGCTCCGGCAAGGGACGAGAAGCCCGCAGCACCGGCGGCGAAAGTTGCGCCAGCCGCGCAGAAGGCGCGCCCCGTGCCCGCCAAGGTCCGGGCCGACTACACCGCCGCCGTGGAGCGCCACCGCGCGCTCAAGGCCGATTCCAAGGCCGGGCGGGATGCCTTTTTGCGGCTGGCCCGCACCTTCTCCGAGCTTTCCGCCGTGCGCGACGCCGGAACCTACGCCGGACGCAGCGCGTATTTCGAGGGGCACACCTACGTCGAGCTGGGACGGCGCTCCCAGCGCAAGGATGATTTTCAGGCCGCCGCCGATGCCTATCAGCGGGCCTTTGACCTCTTTGATCCTGCGGACTCGTGGCGGGATGATGCCCTGTACCGCAAGGGCCACGTGGAATTCGCCTACCTGCATGACGAGGATCAGGCCTACGCCGATCTGCTGCGGGTGGTGCGCGAGTTTGCCGATGGCGACCAGCGGGCTGCCGCGCGCAGGATTCTGGACGAGATGGACTCCGCCGGAGCGACGAGCGCCCCGTCGGCCCCGGCTGCGGCCCCGGTCGCGGTTACGCCGTCTGGCACTTCCGGCGGCTCCGGCGGCGTGGCGCGCCTCACGGACGTCCGTCACAGCAGCGGTGACGATTTCACGCGCGTAGTGCTCGACATCGACCATGAGGTGCGCTTCGAGGATCACACGCTGCCGCCGGACCCCCAGCACGCCAAGTCGCACCGCATGTTCATCGACCTGCATGGCACTCGCCTCGCCCCGGACCTCGCGGCGCGGGTGGACGTCAAGGATGGCATCCTGAGCGGGGTTCGCGCCGGTCAGAACGACGCGCAGACGGCACGGGTGGTTCTCGATTTTCAGGAGCTCAACAAGTACCACCTGTTTACACTGGAAAATCCGTTCCGCATCGTCATCGACGTGTTCGGCGAGAACGGGGCCGCGCCGTCCGCGCCCACGGCGGTGGCCGTGGCTCAGCCCGCGCCACGCCGGACGCCGGAGCCGCCGCACAAGCCCACGGCCAAGGATAAGCAGGTGGCCAAGGATGTGCTCTCCCAACTGGGCATGACCATCCAGACCATCATGATCGACGCTGGCCACGGCGGAAAGGACCCCGGTGCGCTCGACTACGAGACGGTAAAGAGCGGGGGCAAGAACAAGCGCCGCATCCGCACCAAGGAGAAGGACGTCACCCTGCGTCTGTCGCGCATCCTTGGCGCGAAGTTCGAGGCCAGGGGATACCGGGTGCTCTACACCCGCACCGGCGACAAGAAGGTGCAGTTGGAGGACCGGGCCATGGCCGCGAACCTCAAGAAGGCGGACCTTTTCGTGTCCCTGCACTGCAACGCCAACCACGATGCGTCCGTGCGTGGATTCGAGACGTACTACCTTGGCAAGGCGCGAAATGACATCGTCCTGCGGCTGGCGGCAAAGGAAAACAACGTCGATCCCGTGCGCATAAGCGATACGCAGAAGATCGTCATGGACCTCGTGCACAGCTTCAAGATCAAGGAATCGCAGGTGCTGGCCAAGCACGTGCAGAAGAACTGCGTGTCGACGCTGCGCAGGAAATACAAGGGCGTTCGGGACCACGGTTCCCGAAGCGCACCGTTCTTCGTGCTTATCGGCGCGCGCATGCCCGCCATCCTCGTGGAGACCGGCTACATTTCCAATCCCACGGAAGCCCAGTGGCTACGCAGCGACGCCTACCTCGATCGCGTGGCCGACGGCATCGTCGGAGGCGTCGAGGCCTACCGAAAGGAATTGGCGCAGGTCGGTCCCTGA
- a CDS encoding phosphate ABC transporter substrate-binding protein, whose translation MRIRQLLVAAFMVLLVAQGAWAESLTVKGSTTVLPIMQKSVEAYMKANPDVDISVSGGGSGNGIKAIIDGTTDIAMASRFMKGKEVTLAMEKGVYPVPFAVGIDALVPVVHPTNPVADLSDTQLRDIFAGRITNWKELGGPDKEIVVISRDTSSGTYETWEEKIMHKDRVFAGALLQASNGAVVQAVSKNRYAIGYIGYGYLDASTKALKVSGIEGNPETAASGKYPIARYLYIFTNGWPEGELAKFVMYLLNPRQGQVHVKDAGYVPLY comes from the coding sequence ATGCGGATCAGACAGCTTCTCGTAGCGGCATTCATGGTGCTGCTCGTGGCGCAGGGCGCGTGGGCCGAAAGCCTGACGGTCAAGGGCTCCACCACGGTGCTGCCCATCATGCAGAAGAGCGTGGAGGCCTACATGAAGGCCAATCCCGACGTGGACATCTCCGTCTCCGGCGGCGGTTCCGGTAACGGCATCAAAGCCATCATCGACGGCACCACGGACATCGCCATGGCCTCGCGTTTCATGAAGGGCAAGGAAGTGACGCTGGCCATGGAGAAGGGCGTCTACCCCGTGCCCTTTGCCGTGGGTATCGACGCGCTGGTGCCGGTGGTTCACCCCACGAACCCTGTCGCCGATCTCTCCGACACGCAGCTTCGCGACATCTTCGCCGGACGGATCACCAACTGGAAGGAACTGGGCGGACCTGACAAGGAGATCGTGGTCATCTCCCGCGACACGTCCTCTGGCACCTACGAGACGTGGGAAGAGAAGATCATGCACAAGGACCGCGTGTTCGCCGGAGCGCTACTTCAGGCCTCCAACGGCGCGGTGGTGCAGGCCGTGTCCAAGAACCGCTACGCCATCGGCTACATCGGCTACGGCTACCTCGACGCCTCCACCAAGGCACTCAAGGTCAGCGGTATCGAAGGCAATCCCGAGACCGCTGCCAGCGGCAAGTATCCCATCGCCCGCTACCTCTACATCTTCACCAACGGTTGGCCTGAGGGCGAACTGGCCAAGTTCGTCATGTATCTGCTGAACCCCCGTCAGGGTCAGGTGCACGTCAAGGACGCCGGGTACGTTCCCCTCTACTAG
- a CDS encoding threonine aldolase family protein, translating to MLGGKTFASDNNSGVHPRVMEALTRANAGHCVAYGDDPITASAQRAFRDTFGPNAHVFFVYNGTGANVSALSAMRRSFHGIICADCAHANVDECGAPECVSGSKLLPVPSVDGRITPEGIAPKLHHLGFQHSSQPRVVTLTQATEFGTVYSLDDIRAIADFAHDHGLLVHMDGARLANAAAALGCSLADISVRAGVDALSFGGTKNGLMFGEAVVLFDSSLVGDFPYVRKQCMQLHSKMRFIAAQFEAYLTDGLWLDNARSANAMARLLADSVRDVPGLELTCPVETNAVFARIPREAVEPLQKRSFFYVWDEETVEVRWMTSFDTTPEDVSAFAADIRDVLGECL from the coding sequence ATGCTAGGCGGCAAAACCTTCGCAAGCGACAACAACTCCGGCGTCCATCCCCGCGTGATGGAAGCGTTGACGCGCGCCAATGCGGGCCACTGCGTGGCCTATGGCGACGATCCGATCACCGCGTCCGCCCAACGGGCGTTTCGCGACACGTTCGGACCGAACGCGCATGTCTTCTTCGTCTACAACGGGACCGGCGCGAACGTCTCGGCGCTCTCGGCCATGCGGCGTTCGTTCCACGGTATCATCTGCGCGGACTGCGCACATGCGAACGTGGACGAATGCGGTGCGCCCGAATGCGTTTCGGGTTCCAAGCTCCTGCCCGTTCCCTCGGTGGACGGCAGAATCACGCCGGAGGGCATCGCTCCGAAACTGCACCACCTTGGCTTCCAGCACAGCTCGCAGCCGCGCGTGGTGACCCTCACACAGGCCACGGAATTCGGCACAGTCTACAGCCTGGACGACATCCGGGCCATCGCTGATTTCGCCCACGATCATGGTCTTCTGGTCCATATGGATGGCGCTCGTCTCGCCAACGCCGCTGCGGCCCTCGGGTGTTCCCTCGCGGACATCTCCGTGCGGGCCGGGGTGGACGCGCTGTCCTTCGGTGGTACCAAGAACGGCCTCATGTTCGGCGAAGCCGTGGTCCTCTTCGATTCCTCCCTTGTCGGAGACTTCCCCTACGTACGCAAGCAGTGCATGCAGTTGCACAGCAAGATGCGCTTCATCGCGGCCCAGTTCGAGGCCTATCTCACCGATGGGCTGTGGCTCGACAACGCTCGTAGCGCCAACGCCATGGCGCGGCTTCTGGCGGACAGCGTTCGCGACGTGCCCGGCCTTGAGCTGACGTGCCCTGTGGAGACCAACGCCGTGTTCGCGCGCATTCCGCGCGAGGCCGTGGAGCCTTTGCAGAAGCGATCCTTCTTTTATGTCTGGGATGAGGAGACAGTAGAGGTCCGTTGGATGACCTCGTTCGACACGACACCGGAAGACGTATCGGCATTTGCCGCCGATATCCGGGACGTGCTCGGCGAATGCCTGTAG
- a CDS encoding response regulator gives MVQDTEVSPAMRVLVIEDSNVQAKIISRHIEGVTNFSTVWAGTLEEAKSIIAEMREELFVAVVDLNLPDAPDGEAVDLTMSYGLPSIVLTATFHDEVRDSLLERNVADYVLKESIVVLDSVVDSLSRLFKNQFLKALVVDDSRAARNLVRNLLEIQNFQVLEAGDGQEALEVVAATPDLRLVVTDWEMPRMDGFTLCGELRKAHKKDSLAIVGISGAGGSAMTAKFLKLGANDFLAKPFSAEEFSWRVNQTMEMVELVKELNECQELRRK, from the coding sequence ATGGTTCAGGATACGGAAGTTTCGCCCGCGATGCGGGTGCTCGTCATCGAGGACAGCAATGTGCAGGCTAAGATCATCTCCCGCCACATCGAGGGGGTGACGAACTTCAGCACGGTCTGGGCCGGGACGCTGGAGGAGGCCAAGAGCATCATCGCCGAGATGCGTGAGGAACTCTTCGTGGCCGTGGTGGACCTCAATCTGCCGGACGCCCCGGACGGCGAGGCTGTCGATCTCACCATGTCCTATGGATTGCCGAGCATCGTGCTTACGGCGACCTTCCACGACGAGGTGCGCGACAGCCTGCTTGAGCGCAACGTGGCCGACTACGTGCTCAAGGAGAGCATCGTGGTGCTCGACAGCGTGGTGGATTCCCTGTCCCGCCTGTTCAAGAACCAGTTTCTCAAGGCGCTTGTGGTGGACGACTCCCGCGCGGCCAGAAATCTCGTTCGCAACCTGCTCGAAATCCAGAATTTTCAGGTGCTGGAGGCTGGGGACGGGCAGGAGGCGCTGGAGGTTGTCGCCGCCACTCCGGACCTGCGCCTCGTGGTGACGGACTGGGAGATGCCGCGCATGGACGGCTTCACGCTGTGCGGTGAGTTGCGTAAGGCGCACAAGAAGGATTCGCTGGCCATCGTGGGCATTTCCGGAGCGGGTGGATCGGCCATGACGGCGAAGTTCCTCAAGCTCGGAGCCAACGACTTCCTGGCTAAGCCCTTCTCCGCCGAGGAATTCTCGTGGCGGGTGAATCAGACCATGGAAATGGTGGAGCTGGTGAAGGAACTCAACGAATGTCAGGAGCTGCGCAGGAAGTAG
- a CDS encoding amino acid ABC transporter ATP-binding protein, whose product MIRFSRVNKWYGDFNVLQDINLHIKEGEVVVVCGPSGSGKSTLIRCINRLEPIQKGDIVVDGHNVNDPKTNLTMLRAEVGFVFQQFNLYPHMTVLDNITLAPIMVRGMERRDAEDLAMQLLAKVNIPDKAGHFPCQLSGGQQQRVAIARGLAMKPRIMLFDEPTSALDPEMINEVLDVMKTLAREGMTMVCVTHEMGFAREVADRIIFMDGGVLIEENTPHEFFSNPQNDRTKDFLSKILTH is encoded by the coding sequence TTGATTCGTTTCAGCCGTGTCAACAAATGGTATGGCGACTTCAATGTCCTGCAGGACATCAACCTGCACATCAAGGAGGGGGAGGTCGTCGTTGTGTGCGGTCCCAGCGGCTCGGGCAAGAGCACGCTGATCCGCTGCATCAACAGGCTCGAACCCATCCAGAAGGGCGACATCGTCGTCGACGGCCATAACGTCAACGACCCCAAGACGAACCTGACCATGCTGCGCGCGGAAGTCGGCTTCGTCTTCCAGCAGTTCAACCTCTATCCGCACATGACGGTGCTCGACAACATCACCCTCGCGCCGATCATGGTTCGTGGGATGGAACGGCGCGACGCCGAGGATCTGGCCATGCAGCTTCTGGCCAAGGTCAACATCCCCGACAAGGCCGGGCATTTCCCCTGCCAGCTTTCCGGCGGTCAGCAGCAGCGTGTCGCCATCGCTCGCGGACTGGCCATGAAGCCCCGCATCATGCTCTTCGACGAGCCGACCTCGGCTCTGGACCCGGAAATGATCAACGAGGTGCTCGACGTGATGAAGACCCTGGCCCGTGAAGGAATGACCATGGTCTGCGTCACGCACGAGATGGGATTCGCCCGCGAGGTCGCGGATCGTATCATCTTCATGGACGGCGGTGTGCTCATCGAGGAAAACACGCCCCACGAGTTCTTCTCGAACCCGCAGAACGACCGCACCAAGGATTTCCTCAGCAAGATCCTGACCCACTAG